A genomic window from Leptospira broomii serovar Hurstbridge str. 5399 includes:
- the gltB gene encoding glutamate synthase large subunit → MLKLDEQLRIQKYLEESGLYERSFEHDNCGVGFVASYKGESSHRIVSMGLKAVGCLTHRGAVDADMKTGDGAGVMFRIPKKLFAKYIEDMGHRRPDEDSIGVGMVFLPREDIDKQDICRSLIESALMKFNFKLYAWRYVPVNPEVLGPKANASRPQIEQVLIGKPEGMSNEDFETKLFLIQKKVMRDAQKLSMSEDFYICSFSAERIVFKGLFNGNQVAQFYEDLKSDEMESPYCIFHQRYSTNTFPSWALAQPFRILAHNGEINTIVGNRIWMLAREEELECEKWGDAQKEIHPIIRPHMSDSASLDNAMEAIVRSGKDVLHAKAMLIPNAWSKNFQMSEALKSFYEYNNTLTEPWDGPAALAFAEGDWVGGGLDRNGLRPARYVTTEDGLVVMGSEVGLVQIDEDSITRKGRLGPGEMLAVNLKEGKVYFNDDINALFEKKYDYREWSKENVEYLDQTIDDSIASAVTYKGDDLRRRQILFAYSPYKQKVVIRPQALSGKEAIGSMGDDTPLSILMLSRIGLYTYFRQRFAQVTNPPIDYLREKGVTSLYTRLIKKMNLFGNEKPQNCLVLSHPYLTNLGLQRIREKDGKQYKIITLDATFEAHHEAGADSNYLERSLDNLLANAVKAANEGVNILILSDKKLNKERAPIPMELAVAAVHNHLIRNKKRSTMSILVETGSAFEIHNVAVLLGYGASGVNSYLIWDTLFDIWERGEFDSEDGKRPSLAELCKNYRAGVDDGLLKVMSKMGISIMSSYVGGQVFEAIGLSRTLISKYFPGTYSRISGIGIGGIEQNILRNHDQAFYKEINPEDFISEKDDQPHRWSPKVVKFIRKAAVDNDYDSFLEASKILRESDPINIRDLFDFVERKPIPIEEVETVSEIQKRFLTPGMSHGALSIEAHTDLAVAMNRLGSKSSSGEGGENPSRYVVDSKGDLANSSIKQVASGRFGVTSEYLNSAQELEIKIAQGAKPGEGGQLPGKKNNEEIATNRHTPMGIDLISPPPHHDIYSIEDLSQLIYDLKQANHKAQVSVKLVSEAGVGTIAAGVAKANADIILISGHVGGTGAAALTSIKHAGSPWELGLSEAHQVLVMNGLRDRVVLRTDGGIVSGRDVVIAACLGAEEYGIGTASLVALGCIMARKCHLNNCPTGIATQDPKFRAKYKGSPDQVANLMTLLAMEVREYLAKLGFHSMDEIVGRTDLLKQITRYEQDRLDSLDLNPILVRLPLLYDPAKKKNRLERREPVGEVLDDRIIKDAEPALEGKTSMSLSYSIRNTNRTVGAKVSGIISRKYGSKGLPGKLEVILEGTAGQSLGAWLAKGVQITLHGDANDYVGKGLCGGTIAIRKHRRSKLKAYENVIIGNTCLYGATSGKLFCSGRAGERFGVRNSGADAVVGGAGDHFLEYMTSGTVVCLGTVGKNMGAGMTGGKAYFFQKGWELEPLLNKEYVKIVELEHEDNDAIKTLITEHTKLTGSELSDEILKSWEDSKKYFVKVVPK, encoded by the coding sequence ATGTTAAAACTTGACGAACAATTGCGGATCCAAAAGTACTTGGAGGAGAGCGGTCTCTATGAGAGATCCTTCGAGCACGATAACTGCGGAGTAGGTTTCGTCGCATCATATAAAGGCGAATCCAGTCACCGCATTGTTTCTATGGGTCTGAAGGCAGTTGGATGCCTGACTCACCGTGGAGCCGTAGACGCCGATATGAAAACCGGCGACGGGGCAGGAGTAATGTTCCGGATCCCGAAAAAATTGTTTGCTAAGTATATCGAAGATATGGGTCACCGTCGTCCCGACGAAGATTCCATAGGTGTAGGAATGGTTTTCCTTCCGCGGGAAGACATCGACAAACAGGATATTTGTAGAAGCCTGATCGAATCCGCTTTGATGAAATTCAACTTTAAGCTTTATGCTTGGAGATATGTTCCCGTAAATCCGGAAGTTCTCGGACCGAAAGCGAACGCTTCCCGTCCTCAAATCGAACAGGTACTGATCGGAAAGCCGGAAGGAATGTCCAACGAGGACTTCGAGACTAAGTTATTCTTAATTCAGAAAAAAGTAATGCGCGACGCTCAGAAATTATCGATGAGCGAAGACTTCTATATCTGCTCCTTCTCAGCCGAGAGAATCGTCTTTAAAGGACTCTTTAACGGAAACCAAGTAGCACAATTCTACGAAGATCTAAAAAGCGACGAGATGGAATCTCCGTATTGTATTTTTCACCAACGCTATTCTACGAATACGTTTCCGAGTTGGGCGTTGGCTCAACCGTTCCGGATTCTCGCCCATAACGGTGAGATTAATACCATCGTCGGAAACAGGATCTGGATGCTCGCTAGAGAAGAGGAATTGGAGTGCGAAAAATGGGGGGACGCTCAAAAAGAGATCCACCCGATCATCCGCCCGCATATGTCCGATTCGGCTAGCCTTGATAACGCGATGGAAGCGATCGTACGTTCCGGAAAAGATGTCCTTCATGCAAAGGCGATGTTGATCCCGAACGCCTGGAGTAAAAACTTCCAGATGTCCGAGGCGTTAAAATCTTTTTACGAATATAATAATACTCTAACGGAGCCTTGGGACGGTCCGGCAGCGTTGGCTTTTGCCGAAGGGGATTGGGTCGGAGGCGGTTTGGACCGTAACGGGCTCAGGCCGGCACGTTACGTAACGACCGAAGACGGTCTTGTCGTAATGGGTTCGGAAGTAGGACTCGTACAAATCGACGAGGATAGCATCACTAGAAAAGGGCGTCTAGGTCCCGGCGAGATGCTTGCCGTTAATCTAAAAGAGGGCAAAGTTTACTTTAACGACGATATCAATGCGCTCTTCGAAAAAAAATACGATTATCGCGAATGGTCCAAAGAAAACGTGGAATATTTGGATCAAACCATCGACGATTCTATCGCTAGCGCAGTTACGTACAAGGGCGATGATCTGAGAAGGAGGCAAATCCTATTCGCATATTCTCCGTATAAGCAAAAAGTAGTCATTCGTCCCCAAGCCCTCAGCGGTAAGGAAGCGATCGGCTCCATGGGAGACGATACTCCTCTCTCAATTTTGATGCTTTCTAGAATCGGTTTATATACGTATTTCCGTCAGCGATTCGCTCAGGTTACGAATCCTCCGATCGATTATTTGAGAGAGAAAGGAGTTACTTCTCTTTACACTCGCCTAATCAAGAAGATGAATTTGTTCGGGAACGAGAAACCTCAAAACTGTCTCGTGCTCTCGCATCCGTATCTGACTAACCTCGGACTCCAAAGAATTCGGGAAAAGGACGGAAAGCAGTACAAAATCATTACTCTAGATGCTACGTTCGAGGCTCATCACGAAGCAGGCGCAGATTCTAATTATCTAGAAAGATCTTTGGACAATCTTCTCGCAAATGCGGTAAAGGCCGCTAACGAAGGCGTGAATATCCTGATTCTTTCAGATAAAAAATTGAATAAGGAACGTGCTCCGATCCCGATGGAATTGGCGGTCGCAGCGGTTCACAATCACTTGATCAGAAACAAGAAACGTTCCACTATGAGCATCCTCGTGGAAACCGGATCCGCATTTGAAATTCATAATGTGGCCGTTCTCCTTGGCTACGGTGCCTCCGGAGTCAATAGCTACTTAATTTGGGATACTCTTTTCGATATTTGGGAAAGAGGAGAATTCGATTCCGAAGACGGAAAACGTCCGTCTCTAGCCGAACTTTGTAAGAATTACCGGGCTGGAGTGGACGACGGACTTTTAAAAGTCATGTCCAAAATGGGAATTTCCATCATGTCTTCTTACGTGGGCGGACAGGTATTCGAAGCTATCGGTCTTTCCAGAACTTTGATTTCGAAATACTTTCCGGGAACTTACTCTAGAATTTCAGGAATCGGAATCGGCGGTATCGAACAAAATATTCTGAGGAATCACGACCAAGCTTTCTACAAAGAAATCAATCCAGAGGACTTCATTTCCGAGAAAGACGATCAACCTCATAGATGGTCGCCGAAAGTCGTTAAGTTCATCCGCAAAGCGGCCGTCGATAACGATTATGATTCATTCTTGGAAGCTTCCAAGATTCTGAGAGAAAGCGATCCTATTAATATCCGCGATCTATTCGATTTTGTGGAAAGAAAACCGATCCCAATCGAAGAAGTGGAGACCGTTTCCGAAATTCAGAAACGATTCTTAACTCCCGGGATGAGTCACGGGGCATTGTCCATCGAGGCGCATACCGATCTCGCTGTCGCGATGAATCGATTGGGCTCCAAATCCTCTTCGGGAGAAGGCGGTGAGAATCCTTCTCGATATGTCGTGGATTCCAAGGGAGACCTTGCGAACTCTTCCATCAAGCAGGTCGCTTCGGGACGTTTCGGCGTTACTTCAGAATATCTGAACTCTGCGCAAGAGCTAGAGATCAAAATCGCACAAGGAGCAAAGCCGGGAGAAGGCGGACAGCTTCCAGGAAAGAAAAATAACGAGGAAATTGCGACTAATCGCCATACCCCAATGGGTATCGATTTGATTTCTCCTCCTCCTCACCACGATATTTACTCGATTGAAGACTTGTCTCAGTTGATTTACGATTTGAAACAAGCTAATCATAAGGCTCAAGTTTCAGTTAAACTGGTTTCGGAAGCCGGGGTCGGCACGATTGCAGCCGGGGTCGCGAAAGCGAATGCGGACATCATTCTGATTTCCGGACATGTCGGTGGAACCGGGGCTGCAGCCTTGACTTCGATTAAGCATGCGGGATCTCCATGGGAATTGGGACTTTCCGAAGCGCATCAAGTTCTTGTAATGAACGGACTTAGAGATAGGGTCGTTCTCCGCACAGACGGAGGAATCGTTTCGGGTCGGGACGTGGTCATCGCGGCTTGTTTAGGAGCGGAAGAATATGGAATCGGAACCGCATCCCTTGTAGCTCTCGGTTGCATCATGGCACGCAAATGCCATTTAAATAACTGCCCTACCGGAATCGCGACTCAAGATCCTAAATTCAGAGCTAAGTATAAAGGATCTCCGGACCAAGTCGCGAACCTTATGACCTTACTCGCTATGGAAGTTAGGGAATACTTAGCGAAACTAGGTTTCCATTCAATGGACGAAATCGTCGGCCGTACTGATCTCCTTAAACAGATCACTCGCTACGAGCAGGACCGTTTGGACTCGTTGGATCTCAATCCGATATTAGTTCGCCTTCCTCTCCTCTACGATCCTGCGAAGAAGAAAAATCGTCTGGAAAGAAGAGAGCCTGTCGGAGAAGTCCTAGACGATAGAATCATTAAGGACGCTGAGCCTGCGCTCGAAGGAAAAACTTCCATGTCTCTCTCGTATTCCATAAGAAATACGAATCGTACGGTAGGAGCGAAAGTTTCCGGTATCATTTCCCGGAAGTACGGCTCAAAAGGTCTTCCAGGTAAACTCGAAGTGATCCTAGAAGGGACTGCGGGACAATCTTTGGGGGCCTGGTTGGCAAAAGGCGTTCAAATTACGCTGCACGGCGACGCAAATGACTATGTCGGAAAAGGGCTTTGCGGAGGAACGATCGCAATTCGCAAGCATCGTCGTTCCAAACTGAAAGCCTATGAAAACGTAATCATAGGTAATACCTGCTTATACGGTGCTACTTCCGGAAAACTATTCTGCTCAGGTCGTGCAGGGGAACGTTTCGGAGTCAGAAACTCCGGTGCGGATGCAGTTGTCGGAGGAGCGGGAGATCATTTCTTGGAATATATGACTAGCGGAACCGTAGTTTGCCTCGGAACCGTCGGCAAGAATATGGGCGCCGGTATGACTGGAGGAAAAGCTTACTTCTTCCAGAAAGGTTGGGAACTCGAGCCGTTACTGAATAAGGAATATGTTAAGATCGTTGAATTGGAACACGAAGATAACGATGCTATCAAAACCTTAATTACTGAGCATACGAAACTTACCGGTTCTGAATTGTCGGACGAGATTCTTAAGAGTTGGGAAGATTCTAAAAAGTATTTCGTGAAAGTCGTTCCTAAGTAA
- a CDS encoding glycosyltransferase family protein gives MAKVRLLVYLSSHGFGHISRSLEAISFLLANHANWSATIVSERAEDFSLTLNKNESWLRSSDRIEFRKAKTDVGIVQRDSLGMDLSATEKEIELFRSQKEMWLETEYSHSQKGAYDLIWSDAASLPFAVSSKSKIPSIFLGNFTWDFVYSHYKRPIFSRFAEEIRNEYALCELALILPFSCPTTSLKNKREIGLLGRKPKLSKEEARRQFGFEKDVEYYLFSFGAYGIDPDRFSWQDWNPARKRIVISGTELKGPAPNSLGVVSVPPCHYPDLIKACDFVLTKPGYGILSETLLANTRVLYTDRGDFPEYPFLVEALNRNFYSSFISHEDLYNFNWEEASLKAGNKRPEIEPRLQKNGAIDIDQAIEELLS, from the coding sequence ATGGCAAAAGTCCGCTTACTAGTCTATTTGAGTAGTCACGGTTTCGGGCATATAAGCCGGTCCCTTGAAGCGATTTCTTTTTTGCTCGCAAATCATGCCAACTGGTCTGCAACGATCGTTTCTGAACGAGCGGAAGATTTTTCGCTTACTTTAAATAAAAACGAATCTTGGCTTCGATCTTCGGATAGAATCGAATTTCGAAAGGCGAAAACGGATGTTGGTATCGTTCAAAGAGATTCTCTCGGAATGGATTTGTCTGCGACCGAAAAGGAGATCGAGCTATTTCGTTCTCAAAAAGAAATGTGGCTCGAAACGGAATATTCACACTCGCAAAAAGGCGCGTACGATCTCATTTGGTCCGATGCCGCGTCCCTTCCGTTTGCAGTTTCCTCTAAATCAAAAATCCCGTCTATTTTCCTAGGTAATTTTACTTGGGACTTCGTTTATTCACACTATAAGCGACCTATTTTTTCCCGGTTTGCCGAAGAAATTCGGAACGAATATGCGCTCTGTGAGCTCGCGCTTATTCTTCCTTTTTCCTGCCCGACAACATCTTTGAAAAACAAGAGAGAGATCGGATTACTAGGTCGAAAACCGAAGCTATCCAAGGAAGAAGCGCGGCGACAATTCGGCTTTGAGAAGGATGTCGAATATTATCTGTTCTCCTTTGGAGCTTACGGAATCGATCCCGATAGGTTTTCGTGGCAAGATTGGAACCCTGCAAGAAAACGGATCGTGATCAGCGGCACCGAACTGAAGGGACCTGCCCCCAATTCTCTAGGAGTAGTTTCAGTTCCTCCTTGCCACTATCCCGATTTAATTAAGGCCTGCGATTTCGTATTAACGAAACCGGGATACGGAATCTTAAGCGAAACTCTATTGGCAAATACCCGCGTTTTGTACACCGATCGAGGTGATTTTCCGGAATATCCGTTTTTGGTCGAAGCTCTGAACAGGAATTTTTACTCTTCGTTTATCAGTCACGAAGATCTATACAATTTCAACTGGGAAGAAGCCTCCTTAAAGGCAGGTAATAAGCGACCCGAAATCGAGCCCCGTTTACAAAAAAACGGAGCGATAGATATCGATCAAGCGATCGAAGAACTTCTATCTTAA